A region of Nakaseomyces glabratus chromosome M, complete sequence DNA encodes the following proteins:
- the HIR3 gene encoding Hir3p (CAGL0M00286g~Ortholog(s) have DNA binding, nucleosome binding, transcription corepressor activity) has translation MSSFSFLNQSPDIEQLEAEEHTRETQIELCFQLFQDALERLKDDKFGDANDLFEKLMSQEVIKPDKWGLYAYSSSIVDNLRYLAYRNRGFFYYKFLMNQYSESMSSEDVVDNILKIVENLLESLRHSEADYNVIEVLVQIFESFKSKRLQKLLLENEFMNNDSHLLFSGRKRTNILPQLKVLISQYINLLKDLHASSVLEKKIICNGQAKNTSHLPRTNVKFKNILEQLNKLRTEDDELIKSLDIHDIELDNYDWTSLLRSLRETLPTVKSLALFGRNSDPYAETETPIEAVKVIVKEEVVIDKIHDNSNNENEVTEEKEITDNKVVTTNGNNRKRSITEIETKHAQRSSKRFRDRDSSAADSETPMTFEPMFYSYTKILSLLGCKAPYDYEAIYPDLMEVKANDIIYADFLACLKEWSHWHTDCLSSQNEKEIKTKKVESSTDVSLSHFKTLLNSKNFQKSDDHIPEISQTSLRRFLDKVNRQQCHFHELRFKLIWFLFDNQNGDRLLTSTRWTKQMYRDVEWITLSIEKNIFSFIQSDIAKYRHVALSIFETLINSLVELCEEINSKLSLGQKANDQKTQKVKIEKKITKWNSIIAQVETTDRDWTVRYLWAYYTLIQCTSDIQNCLLSNILEKVHQILMKDNSSTVYLYPNADFISSFDLSFVDTQLKKLKMIKKLVNVDKHSESDKSEDNNSQFIMLENVLLSTISENHAVGGDDDDMIDFFMSAPFMLKFKLWELIYMKYVKKNDIEKTTLIYGIMLKLLVDTLECKTYRTLGPKKRQERLLIMMSCLKDITHNCIEVLKNNAWLQKKLSWYDDTTSQLVFIFFILFPMLPVNTPNKLSGTQTFFQKATKSSKTIKSIFVDILTLLLFHLNIGLKSKISSEPELENSIIDLVSTTHISISFYNFCDYASGNFLQIAENLICQFTNEEAFTQLKQIMWCKYHYQLSGDSSIVSQHKTKAMEMSKMVSLPLGIYLVKLQYQDKHPYINSAKIASKQILDNIVETFGDLSSQDNYIIMRNLHAFNGYLRSNITSKLFQSCFEGKDKVDLKNPNDEFQKAMDAGVFYVSGIQALNLYKIRKRSVQARPSELDAIITMFKNDILYNTKRFESWYLLGKCYSYIVEDDLLWTADKISSSEKKAVIATTQKRAILCYAMSLTLFFENETTRTVDEQIVIVECLESLANELMIAVYKPMEALCFDTNLSSLVVSSSNPATSSEIEKSSVAPIYSITDSSIEDTMIKCLTLANRYQESLLEAGKLDRLNWFNFYSIAIVYSTEKLDRKGDMIDNMSKACELANKYTSVKDSVVEPHVALIHMLYKLYIEGKVTMEDTLSTLKRDKFFEGFDDDFWILDVSLTQDYQKREFFSKLIELLKYVISKDKKKWQHEPYFYIAEILFMEMKDVEKSREWMDNIISIRSVNKNLVNIWKPDYERPGKHFVFTHNYVMFYLELLKYDKDAQSIGLLTKKLRRFSSGMAYIGKANDVATSYFIECVTKKYLLHDKVYTESYMGNINYNDFVKYSQEIVDNSKAADIAEDILEVLKIAYQLKKGTNSVVYDTVCLSLFFQYIYEPYRKEHPETEPQLVSDSENKSNIRKKVSKKDAFDKIRALVDKLP, from the coding sequence ATGTCTTCCTTCAGCTTCCTGAACCAGTCTCCTGATATTGAGCAATTGGAGGCAGAGGAGCACACTAGGGAGACGCAGATTGAATTatgttttcaattgtttcaaGATGCACTTGAGCGATTAAAGGACGATAAGTTTGGTGACGCTAACGACTTATTTGAGAAGCTTATGTCACAGGAGGTAATCAAACCAGATAAATGGGGACTTTATGCATAtagttcttcaattgtCGATAATCTAAGGTATCTGGCTTACAGAAACAGAGGattcttttattataaattCCTAATGAATCAATATAGCGAAAGTATGAGCTCAGAAGATGTAGTAGATAATATTCTAAAGATAGTGGAAAACCTTTTGGAGTCATTAAGACATAGTGAGGCAGATTATAATGTGATCGAAGTACTTGTGCAAATATTTGAGAGTTTTAAAAGCAAAAGACtacaaaaattattgttAGAGAACGAGTTTATGAATAATGATTCTCATTTGCTGTTCTCTGGAAGAAAACGAACTAATATTTTACCTCAATTAAAAGTCCTTATATCACAATACATCAATCTCCTAAAAGACTTGCATGCATCCTCAGTAttagagaagaaaatcaTTTGCAATGGCCAAGCAAAAAATACTTCACATTTGCCAAGGACCAATGTGAAGTTCAAGAACATTTTGGAGCAACTAAACAAACTGAGAACTGAGGATGATGAACTTATTAAAAGTCTAGATATTCACGATATCGAACTTGATAACTACGATTGGACCTCCCTGTTGAGGTCTTTGCGGGAAACACTACCTACTGTAAAATCATTAGCATTATTTGGAAGGAACTCAGATCCTTATGCCGAAACAGAAACACCAATTGAAGCTGTAAAGGTTATAGTAAAAGAAGAGGTTGTAATTGATAAAATCCATGACAATAGCAACAACGAAAATGAAGTtacagaagaaaaggaaataaCTGATAACAAAGTAGTTACTACAAATGGTAATAATAGAAAGAGAAGTATAACTGAAATAGAAACGAAGCATGCACAGAGGAGTAGTAAGCGCTTTAGAGATCGTGATTCAAGCGCCGCTGATAGCGAGACGCCCATGACATTCGAACCAATGTTTTACTCGTATACGAAAATACTCTCCCTATTGGGGTGCAAGGCTCCTTATGATTATGAAGCCATTTATCCTGATTTGATGGAAGTCAAAGCGAATGATATTATCTATGCTGACTTTCTAGCATGCCTGAAGGAATGGTCGCACTGGCACACCGATTGCCTTTCAtctcaaaatgaaaaagaaattaaaacaaaaaaggtTGAATCCAGCACAGACGTTTCATTGAGCCATTTCAAGACCTTATTGAACTctaaaaattttcaaaaatctGATGACCATATTCCAGAAATCAGCCAAACCTCTTTAAGAAGGTTTTTGGATAAGGTTAATAGACAGCAATGTCATTTCCACGAATTAAGATTTAAGCTAATTTGGTTCCTTTTCGATAATCAGAATGGAGACCGACTACTAACATCCACGAGATGGACCAAACAGATGTATAGGGATGTCGAATGGATTACATTGAGTATAGAAAAAAACATCTTTTCCTTTATTCAATCTGATATTGCTAAATATAGACATGTTGctttatcaatttttgaaacatTGATTAATAGCTTAGTGGAGTTATGTGAGGAAATAAACAGCAAGCTATCACTAGGCCAGAAGGCTAATGACcaaaaaactcaaaaagtcaagattgaaaaaaaaattacaaaatggAACTCAATTATTGCTCAGGTGGAAACCACTGATAGAGATTGGACAGTGAGATATTTGTGGGCATACTATACTCTTATTCAGTGTACATCTGATATTCAAAATTGTCTATTATCTAACATTCTGGAAAAAGTCCACCAAATTTTGATGAAGGACAACTCAAGTACGGTATATCTATATCCAAATGctgattttatttcaagttttgatTTGTCTTTCGTAGATAcacaattgaagaaattgaaaatgataaaaaaactGGTTAACGTTGATAAACACTCAGAGTCAGATAAGAGTGAGGATAATAACTCCCAATTTATAATGTTGGAGAACGTACTTTTATCAACAATATCAGAAAATCATGCAGTTGGAggagatgatgatgatatgATAGATTTTTTTATGTCGGCCCCATTTATGCTTAAGTTCAAGCTATGGGAATTAATTTACATGAAATAcgtaaaaaaaaatgatattgagAAGACAACACTAATATATGGGATTATGCTAAAACTGTTAGTTGATACTCTTGAATGCAAAACTTATCGGACCTTGGGACCCAAAAAAAGACAGGAGCGTCTTCTCATAATGATGTCATGTTTGAAAGATATAACCCATAACTGTATtgaagttttgaaaaacaatGCTTGGCTTCAAAAAAAGCTGTCTTGGTATGATGATACTACTTCCCAActtgtatttattttttttattttgtttccAATGCTTCCAGTTAATACCCCTAACAAACTTAGCGGCACGCAaacattttttcaaaaggCTACAAAATCTTCTAAAACAATTAAATCAATATTTGTTGATATACTAACTCTTTTGTTGTTTCATCTCAATATTGGTTTAAAGAGTAAGATTTCATCAGAGCCTGAACTAGAAAACAGTATTATTGATTTGGTGTCAACTACTCACatatcaatttctttctataATTTTTGTGATTATGCTTCTGGGAACTTTTTACAAATTGCAGAGAACTTGATCTGTCAATTCACTAACGAGGAGGCGTTTACTCAATTAAAACAAATTATGTGGTGTAAATATCACTACCAATTATCAGGGGATTCTTCAATTGTGAGTCAACATAAGACTAAGGCAATGGAGATGTCTAAAATGGTCTCTTTGCCCCTGGGTATATATTTGGTTAAATTGCAATATCAAGATAAACACCCCTATATCAATAGCGCCAAAATAGCTTCAAAGCAAATTTTGGATAATATTGTTGAAACTTTTGGAGATTTATCATCCCAAGATAATTACATTATCATGAGGAACTTGCATGCATTTAATGGATATTTGAGAAGCAATATAACATCTAAACTTTTTCAGTCATGTTTTGAAGGCAAAGATAAGGTTGATTTAAAAAATCCAAATGatgaatttcaaaaagcAATGGATGCAGGGGTATTTTACGTATCTGGTATACAGGCTTTAAACCTCTATAAAATAAGAAAACGGTCAGTCCAAGCCAGGCCATCAGAGCTTGATGCAATTATAACTATGTTCAAAAATGATATCTTATACAATACCAAAAGGTTTGAGAGTTGGTACTTACTTGGAAAATGTTACAGTTACATAGTGGAGGATGACTTATTATGGACAGCAGATAAAATATCATCTTCAGAGAAGAAAGCTGTTATAGCAACCACACAGAAAAGAGCAATACTTTGCTACGCGATGTCTCTAACACtgttttttgaaaatgaaaccACACGAACCGTTGATGAGCAGATAGTTATTGTAGAATGCCTTGAATCTTTGGCTAACGAGCTAATGATTGCAGTATACAAGCCAATGGAGGCTTTGTGCTTTGACACTAATCTATCGAGCTTAGTTGTTTCGTCAAGTAACCCGGCAACTAGttctgaaattgaaaaatcatCAGTCGCACCCATATATTCTATTACTGATAGTTCAATTGAAGATACAATGATTAAGTGTTTGACACTCGCAAATAGATATCAAGAAAGCCTTCTTGAAGCAGGGAAATTGGATCGTTTGAATTGGTTCAACTTCTATTCTATAGCCATCGTTTATTCTACAGAGAAGTTGGATAGAAAAGGGGATATGATTGATAACATGTCAAAGGCATGTGAACTGGCTAATAAGTATACCTCTGTGAAAGATTCGGTTGTGGAACCTCATGTGGCCTTGATTCATATGCTTTACAAACTTTATATTGAAGGGAAAGTAACTATGGAAGATACTCTCTCAACTCTTAAAAGGGACAAATTCTTTGAAGGTTTTGATGATGACTTTTGGATCCTAGATGTTTCTCTGACTCAAGACTATCAAAAACGTGAATTTTTCTCGAAACTGATTGAGTTGCTAAAATATGTCATATCGAAGGATAAGAAAAAATGGCAGCACGAAccatatttttatattgcTGAGATTTTATTTATGGAGATGAAAGACGTAGAGAAATCTAGGGAATGGAtggataatattatatcCATTAGATCAGTCAACAAAAATTTGGTTAATATTTGGAAACCAGATTATGAACGGCCAGGGAAGCACTTTGTTTTTACCCACAATTACGTGATGTTCTACTTAGAGTTACTGAAATATGACAAGGATGCCCAATCGATAGGTCTATTAACCAAGAAGTTAAGGAGGTTTAGTTCCGGTATGGCTTATATCGGTAAAGCAAATGATGTTGCTACGTCGTACTTCATTGAGTGTGTTACCAAGAAGTATTTGCTTCATGATAAAGTTTATACAGAGTCCTATATGGGCAACATCAACTATAATGACTTTGTGAAATATAGTCAGGAGATTGTTGATAATTCAAAAGCAGCAGATATCGCTGAAGACATTTTAGAGGTACTGAAAATTGCATACCAACTTAAGAAGGGCACCAATAGTGTGGTCTATGACACTGTATGTTTGTCATTGTTTTTCCAGTATATCTACGAGCCATATAGGAAAGAACATCCCGAGACAGAGCCTCAATTGGTGTCAGACTCCGAAAACAAGTCTAACATCAGAAAGAAAGTAAGTAAGAAGGATGCATTCGACAAAATTAGAGCATTGGTTGATAAGTTGCCATGA
- a CDS encoding uncharacterized protein (CAGL0M00308g~Protein of unknown function), whose amino-acid sequence MSTKPIVNEFERTEVRDEITLERDERPGEKSFVIGLTPRSLFSHCVKFHALLATFSSMCDIPITFSAANLEIQLSSSPQQTVNYKPNALKSKNQLPKTHLWLEP is encoded by the coding sequence ATGAGTACAAAACCAATTGTaaatgaatttgaaagaacCGAGGTTAGAGATGAGATCACATTGGAAAGAGATGAACGGCCAGGTGAAAAAAGTTTCGTCATCGGGTTGACTCCTAGAAGTCTTTTCAGTCATTGTGTAAAATTCCATGCCCTTTTGGCTACTTTTTCATCTATGTGTGATATTCCGATTACTTTTTCTGCTGCAAACCTCGAAATTCAATTATCATCTTCACCACAGCAAACTGTGAATTATAAGCCGAACGCCCTCAAAAGCAAGAACCAGTTGCCCAAAACACATCTGTGGCTGGAGCCATGA
- the HOM6 gene encoding homoserine dehydrogenase (CAGL0M00330g~Ortholog(s) have homoserine dehydrogenase activity, role in homoserine biosynthetic process, methionine biosynthetic process, threonine biosynthetic process and cytoplasm, nucleus localization), with protein MSNKSVNVAIIGTGVVGSSFLDQIVAMKSNITYNIIYVAELSKALISEDYSPLALGSDWAKAVNGANQGPLALEKLVDFLKKSPIPVILVDNTSSAAIASFYPTFVENGISIATPNKKAFSSDLATWDSLFSGKPTNGLVYHEATVGAGLPILGFLREIIQTGDEIEKIEGIFSGTLSYIFNEFSTTTTNDVKFSDVVKVAKQLGYTEPDPRDDLNGLDVARKVTIVARISGVKVESPTSFPVQSLIPKPLESVESVDEFLQKLPEYDDELTQLKKEAAEENKVLRFIGKVDVATGKPSVGIEKYDHSHPFASLKGSDNVISIKTKRYTNPVVIQGAGAGAAVTAAGILGDVIKAAQRLVGA; from the coding sequence atGTCTAACAAGAGTGTTAATGTTGCTATTATCGGTACTGGTGTTGTTGGTTCCTCTTTCTTGGACCAAATCGTGGCTATGAAGTCCAACATCACCTACAATATCATATATGTTGCAGAATTGAGCAAGGCTTTGATATCTGAAGACTACAGCCCATTGGCATTGGGTTCTGACTGGGCTAAGGCTGTTAACGGTGCAAACCAGGGCCCTCTTGCTCTGGAGAAACTGGttgatttcttgaaaaagTCTCCAATTCCTGTCATTTTGGTTGATAACACATCCAGTGCTGCCATTGCAAGCTTCTATCCCACCTTTGTAGAGAATGGTATCTCTATTGCCACTCCAAACAAGAAAGCTTTCTCTTCCGATCTAGCTACTTGGGATTCTCTATTCTCAGGTAAGCCAACTAACGGTTTGGTGTACCATGAAGCCACTGTCGGTGCTGGTCTTCCTATTTTGGGCTTCTTGAGAGAAATTATTCAAACTGGTGAcgaaattgaaaagattgaAGGTATCTTTTCCGGTACTTTGTCGTACATTTTCAATGAATTTTCCACAACCACTACAAATGATGTTAAGTTCTCTGATGTTGTTAAAGTGGCTAAACAGTTGGGTTACACCGAACCTGATCCAAGAGACGATTTGAACGGTCTAGACGTTGCCAGAAAAGTCACCATCGTTGCTAGAATTTCTGGTGTTAAAGTTGAATCTCCAACTTCTTTCCCAGTTCAATCTCTAATCCCAAAGCCATTGGAATCTGTAGAATCTGTGGatgaatttcttcaaaaattgcCAGAGTACGACGATGAACTAActcaattgaagaaagaggCTGCCGAGGAAAACAAGGTTTTGAGATTCATTGGTAAAGTCGATGTGGCTACTGGTAAGCCATCTGTTGGTATTGAAAAGTATGACCACTCACACCCATTTGCTTCATTAAAGGGTTCTGATAATGTTATTTCTATTAAGACTAAACGTTACACTAACCCAGTTGTTATTCaaggtgctggtgctggtgctgccGTTACTGCTGCGGGTATTTTGGGTGATGTTATTAAGGCTGCTCAAAGACTGGTCGGTGCATAA